In Nocardia sp. NBC_00403, one DNA window encodes the following:
- a CDS encoding STAS domain-containing protein has protein sequence MTTTVTTPEGATVLTVSGEVDLATAPALEAAIEGILAGKPVALIIDLSAVSFLASAGMAALVGAHQRAGASTSIAVVADGPATSRQLKMTSLDQVFALHSTLDQALASFR, from the coding sequence ATGACCACCACGGTGACAACGCCCGAGGGCGCGACTGTGCTGACGGTGTCCGGCGAGGTCGACCTGGCGACAGCGCCCGCGCTCGAAGCCGCGATCGAGGGCATTCTCGCCGGTAAACCCGTGGCCCTGATCATCGACCTGTCCGCGGTCAGCTTCCTCGCCTCGGCGGGGATGGCCGCACTGGTCGGGGCGCATCAGCGGGCGGGAGCGTCAACCTCGATCGCCGTCGTCGCCGATGGCCCGGCGACCAGTCGCCAGCTGAAGATGACCAGCCTGGATCAGGTCTTCGCGCTGCATTCGACCCTCGATCAGGCCCTGGCGTCGTTCCGCTGA
- a CDS encoding LLM class F420-dependent oxidoreductase, whose translation MRIGLGINYSGGFKEAAAEVADLEQAGLDIVFVPEAYSFDAVSALGYLAAKTTRLQLASGILQIYTRTPSLTAMTAAGLDFVSDGRYVLGLGASGPQVIEGFHGVAYDSPIGRTRELVEICRKVWRRERLEYDGKYYKIPLPAGEGTGLGKPLKLINHPVRERIPVLLAALGPKNVQLAAEIAEGWQPIFFVPEKAKEIWGESLDAGLAKRDPILGELDVYAGPALAIGENVTPLLEFVKPHLALYIGGMGAKGKNFYHALATKYGYGAEADRIQELYLAGKKEEAAKVVPDDLVRDISLVGPAGYVKERVAAFREAGVTVLNVVPMAATPAERIKLIEQLRELC comes from the coding sequence ATGCGGATCGGATTGGGCATCAATTACTCGGGCGGTTTCAAAGAGGCGGCGGCGGAAGTGGCCGACCTCGAGCAGGCCGGTCTGGACATCGTGTTCGTCCCCGAGGCGTACTCCTTCGACGCCGTCAGTGCGCTGGGCTACCTGGCCGCCAAAACCACCCGTCTGCAGCTGGCCTCGGGCATCCTGCAGATCTACACCCGTACCCCCAGCCTGACCGCGATGACCGCGGCGGGCCTGGACTTCGTCTCCGACGGCCGCTACGTGCTCGGCCTCGGCGCGTCGGGCCCGCAGGTGATCGAGGGGTTCCACGGCGTCGCCTACGACTCGCCCATCGGCCGCACCAGGGAACTGGTCGAGATATGCCGCAAGGTGTGGCGGCGTGAGCGGCTCGAATACGACGGCAAATACTACAAGATTCCGCTGCCCGCGGGCGAGGGCACCGGCCTCGGCAAGCCGCTCAAGTTGATCAATCACCCAGTGCGCGAACGCATTCCAGTGTTGCTCGCCGCGCTCGGCCCGAAGAATGTGCAGCTGGCCGCCGAGATCGCCGAGGGCTGGCAGCCGATCTTTTTCGTACCCGAGAAGGCCAAGGAAATCTGGGGTGAATCTCTGGATGCCGGTCTGGCCAAGCGTGATCCGATCCTCGGCGAACTCGACGTGTATGCCGGACCCGCGCTGGCGATCGGTGAAAACGTCACGCCGCTACTGGAATTCGTGAAGCCGCACCTCGCGCTGTATATCGGCGGCATGGGTGCGAAGGGCAAGAACTTCTATCACGCCCTCGCCACGAAGTACGGCTACGGCGCCGAGGCCGACCGTATTCAGGAGCTGTACCTGGCCGGCAAGAAGGAAGAGGCCGCCAAGGTCGTTCCGGACGACCTGGTGCGCGACATCTCCCTCGTCGGCCCCGCCGGCTACGTCAAGGAGCGGGTCGCCGCGTTCCGTGAGGCGGGCGTGACCGTCCTCAACGTCGTTCCGATGGCCGCGACCCCGGCCGAGCGGATCAAGCTGATCGAGCAGCTGCGCGAACTCTGCTGA
- a CDS encoding nitroreductase/quinone reductase family protein: MSFGTPAGTRGARQPSGRFTTWTNKFMAERLRRKGGGKFMGMDALVLTTLGRKSGVERSTPVAWFPGDHGTYLIAASAAGAAGNPAWYHNLAANPDKVRIDVDGRTLDVTAEQLHGIERDKAWQQITTTTPRFAGYQQKTDREIPIIRLAPRPS; this comes from the coding sequence ATGAGCTTCGGAACCCCCGCGGGCACCCGCGGCGCCCGCCAACCTTCCGGCCGGTTCACCACGTGGACGAACAAGTTCATGGCTGAACGCCTGCGCCGCAAGGGCGGCGGCAAATTCATGGGAATGGACGCTCTCGTCCTGACCACGCTCGGCCGCAAGAGCGGCGTCGAACGTTCCACACCGGTGGCCTGGTTTCCCGGAGACCACGGCACCTACCTCATCGCTGCCTCGGCGGCCGGCGCCGCGGGAAACCCCGCCTGGTACCACAACCTCGCCGCCAACCCCGACAAGGTCCGCATCGACGTCGATGGCCGAACCCTCGACGTGACCGCCGAACAACTCCACGGCATCGAACGCGACAAGGCGTGGCAGCAGATCACGACCACCACACCCCGATTCGCCGGATATCAGCAGAAGACCGACCGGGAAATCCCGATCATCCGCCTCGCTCCCCGTCCCAGCTGA
- a CDS encoding DUF6924 domain-containing protein, with amino-acid sequence MSLPKLSQPVTGDVLLVCTCYEDGTALWGKLLHEIAARREGDVLVVGGSGVRLRPIEDCGWHFLHGGNVPALVADGGPVPPVVVLADIPVVYGGDGPLLVDLAAIPGRGVRVPSARLGEILADLLGGALTFDHLVRDMDVCGMYQGDGGRPAFPAPTALPHRFFPALPATAGVLLVRTFFDDEEGWRALLDELGGADEDGWVGADLDSDEIDEEHYPLTALVVDDRAFDGLLPAQVPAQVPPPKEHTEERTALVVLADARTFAEPGRPLTVVDLHDTPGQTAVLPCRMVGSMACNLEIGNMDFYEFVAVEDTEPWWEGS; translated from the coding sequence GTGTCCCTGCCCAAGCTTTCCCAGCCGGTGACCGGTGACGTGCTGTTGGTCTGTACGTGCTACGAGGACGGCACCGCACTGTGGGGCAAGCTACTTCACGAGATCGCGGCCCGCCGGGAAGGCGATGTGCTCGTCGTCGGGGGCAGCGGGGTGCGGCTGCGACCGATCGAGGACTGCGGGTGGCACTTCCTGCACGGCGGAAACGTCCCGGCGCTTGTCGCGGACGGCGGCCCGGTGCCGCCGGTCGTCGTCTTGGCGGACATTCCGGTGGTATACGGCGGGGACGGGCCGTTGCTGGTGGACCTGGCGGCGATACCCGGGCGCGGCGTCCGGGTTCCCTCGGCACGGCTCGGCGAGATCTTGGCCGACCTGCTGGGTGGCGCACTCACGTTCGACCACCTGGTGCGCGACATGGATGTGTGCGGCATGTACCAGGGGGACGGCGGTCGGCCGGCGTTCCCCGCGCCGACGGCGCTGCCGCACCGGTTCTTCCCGGCACTGCCCGCCACCGCTGGCGTACTGCTGGTCCGTACCTTCTTCGACGACGAGGAGGGCTGGCGCGCCCTGCTCGACGAGCTGGGCGGGGCCGACGAGGATGGCTGGGTCGGCGCAGACCTGGACTCGGACGAGATCGACGAGGAGCACTATCCGCTGACGGCGTTGGTCGTCGACGACCGGGCCTTCGATGGCCTGCTGCCGGCTCAGGTCCCGGCGCAGGTCCCGCCGCCCAAGGAGCACACCGAGGAGCGCACCGCGCTGGTCGTTCTCGCTGATGCCAGGACCTTTGCCGAGCCCGGCCGACCGCTGACTGTTGTCGACCTACACGACACCCCGGGGCAGACCGCCGTCCTACCCTGCCGCATGGTCGGATCGATGGCGTGCAACCTGGAGATCGGCAACATGGATTTTTACGAGTTCGTCGCCGTGGAGGACACGGAGCCGTGGTGGGAGGGCTCCTGA
- a CDS encoding class I SAM-dependent DNA methyltransferase, whose translation MLEPVGDHGTHDTVRRSYDTVAENYATDLRDELCGKPLDRALLSSLIEQTESGTPIADLGCGPGHIAAWLADHGATTVGIDLSAAMVAVGRKHYSAVEFRAGDLLELPAADGEFGAAVAFYSIIHLAPGELRSAFEQVHRVLRPSGLFLVSFHIGSEIRHFDTWWGHEVDVDFRFFDPDQIIADLAAAGFEVRMRMERPNYPHEVDTRRAYLLARRADPASLQDLSRVRAAARSA comes from the coding sequence ATGCTGGAGCCTGTGGGAGATCACGGCACGCATGACACCGTCCGCCGCAGCTACGACACCGTCGCCGAGAATTACGCCACAGATCTCCGCGATGAGCTCTGCGGCAAACCGCTCGACCGGGCACTGCTGAGCAGTCTCATAGAGCAGACCGAATCGGGAACACCGATCGCCGACCTCGGCTGCGGCCCTGGGCATATTGCGGCCTGGCTCGCCGATCACGGTGCGACGACAGTCGGCATCGACCTATCCGCCGCCATGGTCGCGGTGGGACGCAAGCACTATTCAGCGGTCGAGTTCCGTGCGGGCGATCTGCTCGAACTACCCGCCGCCGATGGCGAATTCGGCGCCGCGGTCGCGTTCTACTCGATCATCCATCTCGCGCCTGGCGAACTGCGCAGCGCCTTCGAACAGGTGCATCGCGTGCTGCGCCCGTCGGGCCTGTTCCTGGTCTCGTTCCACATTGGATCGGAGATCCGTCATTTCGATACCTGGTGGGGACACGAGGTGGATGTCGACTTCCGCTTCTTCGATCCGGATCAGATCATCGCCGACCTGGCGGCGGCGGGGTTCGAGGTGCGGATGCGCATGGAGCGCCCGAACTATCCGCACGAGGTCGACACTCGCCGCGCCTACCTGTTGGCTCGCCGCGCCGACCCGGCGAGCCTCCAGGATCTCAGCAGAGTTCGCGCAGCTGCTCGATCAGCTTGA
- the car gene encoding carboxylic acid reductase, with protein MSIDTPAARREHRIAELYACDQQVRDAEPSEEISAALSRPGLRYAQVIATVLEGYAERPALGQRAFEFTTDVAGRRTLRLLPRFETITYRELGERIAAVAAAWHHDVEHPVRAGDFVAILGFTSCDYVTLDLACAELGAVSVPLQAGAAVAQLRAIIAETNPRVLAATPELLDAAIDCLLDEVPTEHLVVFDYHPEDDAQRTAVDSALQRLADAGSGIVVETLDSVLTRGRGAPPAPPFVPDADADPLALLIYTSGSTGTPKGAMYTDRLAAGIWVETTAWFDSTTAPTIGVNYLPMSHLAGRLTLSGILARGGTAYFTARSDMSTLFEDIGLVRPTAVIFVPRVCDMIFQRYQSELDRRGATEQQVKTELRQDFLGGRVISASVGSAPLAAELKTFMESVLDVELRDGYGSTEAGGVLVDNQPRRPPVLDYKLVDVPELGYFRTDQPHPRGELLLKTRTMIPGYYKRPEVTAQIFDPDGFYKTGDIMAEIGPDQLVYVDRRNNVLKLSQGEFVAVSQLEAVYAGSPLVRQIFVYGSSERAYLLAVVVPTAAALDTDALKGAIAASLQQIANEADLNSYEIPRDFLIETEPFTIENGLLSGIGKLLRPKLTAHYGARLDQLYNDLAEQQDNELLALRHTAAELPVLETISRAARALLGCATTDIRPDAQFTELGGDSLSALSFSNLLQDIFAVDVPVGVVISPANGLRDLADYVERARNSAVRLPTLTTVHGRDGSAIYAGDLTLDKFIDARTLSAAEALPAPDGTARTVLLTGANGYLGRFLCLEWLERLDESGGTLICVVRGSDAVAARQRLDEAFDSGDPELVEHFQELAARRLEVLSGDIGEANLGLDGATWNRLADSVDLIVHPAALVNHVLPYSQLFGPNVVGTAEVIRLAISRRLKPVTYLSTVGVASQVEPGRFDEDGDIRDFSSVRVIDESYANGYGNSKWAGEVLLREANDLCGLPVTVFRSDMILAHSRYRGQLNVPDMFTRLVLSLVATGIAPSSFYETHSDGTRRRAHYDGLPADFTAEAITMLGSLGTAGFHAFDVVNPHDDGISLDNVVDWLIDSGHPIQRITDYRDWFDRFETALRALPEKQRQASVLPLLHAYARPEHPIRGSVIPAKTFQTAVHNVRIGPDNDIPHLSPQLITKYVTDLQHRTLLV; from the coding sequence ATGTCGATCGATACTCCAGCAGCGCGGCGCGAACACCGCATCGCCGAGTTGTATGCCTGTGATCAGCAGGTTCGCGACGCCGAGCCATCCGAAGAGATCAGCGCAGCGCTGAGCCGACCAGGACTGCGGTATGCGCAGGTCATTGCGACGGTGCTGGAAGGTTATGCCGAACGTCCCGCGCTCGGGCAGCGGGCATTCGAGTTCACCACGGATGTGGCGGGTCGGCGCACGCTTCGTCTGCTGCCCAGATTCGAGACCATCACCTACCGGGAACTGGGCGAGCGAATCGCAGCGGTGGCCGCCGCGTGGCATCACGACGTCGAACATCCTGTGCGCGCAGGCGATTTCGTCGCCATACTCGGCTTCACGAGTTGTGACTACGTCACGCTCGATCTCGCCTGTGCGGAGCTGGGCGCGGTGTCGGTGCCGCTGCAGGCGGGGGCCGCGGTCGCCCAACTGCGGGCGATCATTGCCGAGACCAACCCTCGGGTGCTCGCCGCGACGCCGGAACTGCTCGATGCCGCCATCGATTGCTTGCTCGACGAGGTGCCCACCGAACATCTTGTCGTCTTCGACTACCACCCCGAGGACGACGCGCAGCGTACGGCGGTCGATTCGGCACTACAGCGGCTTGCGGACGCCGGTAGCGGGATTGTCGTCGAAACGCTCGATTCGGTGCTCACCCGCGGCCGTGGCGCACCGCCCGCGCCGCCGTTCGTCCCCGACGCCGACGCCGACCCGCTGGCCCTGCTCATCTACACCTCAGGAAGTACGGGCACACCCAAGGGCGCCATGTACACCGATCGGCTTGCTGCCGGCATCTGGGTGGAGACGACCGCCTGGTTCGATTCGACCACAGCGCCCACGATCGGCGTGAACTATCTGCCCATGAGCCACCTCGCGGGCCGTCTCACCCTGTCGGGGATTCTCGCGCGCGGCGGCACTGCCTACTTCACGGCAAGAAGCGATATGTCGACGCTGTTCGAGGACATCGGTCTGGTTCGCCCGACGGCGGTGATATTCGTTCCACGCGTGTGCGACATGATTTTCCAGCGCTATCAGAGCGAGCTCGACCGGCGCGGCGCCACCGAGCAGCAGGTGAAAACCGAACTGCGCCAAGACTTCCTCGGCGGGCGTGTCATCTCCGCCTCGGTGGGCTCAGCGCCGCTGGCTGCGGAGCTGAAGACCTTCATGGAGTCCGTCCTGGATGTGGAGTTGCGCGATGGTTACGGCTCCACCGAGGCGGGCGGGGTGCTGGTCGACAACCAGCCGCGCCGGCCGCCGGTGCTCGACTACAAACTTGTCGACGTCCCCGAGCTGGGATATTTCCGGACCGACCAGCCGCATCCTCGCGGCGAACTGCTGCTGAAGACGCGCACCATGATTCCCGGGTACTACAAGCGTCCCGAGGTCACCGCGCAGATCTTCGACCCGGACGGCTTCTACAAGACCGGCGACATCATGGCCGAGATCGGTCCAGATCAACTCGTCTACGTCGACCGTCGCAACAATGTGCTGAAGCTGTCGCAGGGCGAGTTCGTCGCCGTCTCCCAGTTGGAGGCCGTCTACGCGGGCAGCCCCTTGGTCCGGCAGATATTCGTCTACGGCAGCAGCGAACGCGCCTACCTGCTCGCGGTGGTCGTGCCCACCGCGGCGGCTCTCGACACCGACGCGCTGAAGGGCGCGATCGCCGCGTCGTTGCAGCAGATCGCGAACGAGGCCGATCTGAACTCATACGAGATTCCGCGCGACTTCCTGATCGAGACCGAGCCGTTCACGATCGAGAACGGTCTGCTCTCCGGCATCGGTAAACTGTTGCGGCCCAAGCTCACAGCGCATTACGGCGCTCGGCTCGATCAGTTGTACAACGACCTGGCAGAACAGCAGGACAACGAACTGCTCGCCCTGCGGCATACCGCTGCCGAGCTGCCGGTGCTGGAAACGATCAGCCGGGCCGCCCGCGCACTCCTGGGTTGCGCGACAACAGATATCCGTCCGGACGCCCAGTTCACAGAACTGGGCGGCGATTCCCTTTCGGCGCTGTCGTTTTCGAACCTGCTCCAGGATATTTTCGCGGTGGACGTGCCGGTCGGCGTGGTCATCAGCCCCGCGAACGGGCTACGTGATCTCGCTGATTACGTGGAGAGGGCGCGGAATTCGGCTGTGCGGCTGCCCACCCTCACCACGGTCCACGGCCGCGACGGATCGGCGATCTACGCCGGTGACCTGACCCTCGACAAGTTCATCGATGCGAGGACCCTGAGCGCCGCCGAGGCATTGCCCGCGCCCGACGGCACTGCCCGGACGGTGCTGCTGACCGGAGCGAACGGCTACCTGGGGCGCTTCTTGTGCCTGGAATGGCTGGAGCGGCTGGATGAGTCGGGCGGCACGCTGATCTGCGTGGTGCGCGGCAGCGACGCGGTGGCAGCAAGGCAGCGGCTCGACGAGGCATTCGACAGTGGCGACCCGGAGCTGGTCGAGCATTTCCAGGAGCTGGCCGCCCGCCGCCTCGAAGTCCTGTCAGGCGATATCGGCGAGGCGAACCTCGGTCTGGACGGCGCGACCTGGAATCGGTTGGCCGACAGCGTCGATCTGATCGTCCACCCGGCTGCCCTTGTCAACCATGTGCTGCCCTACAGCCAGTTGTTCGGGCCGAACGTGGTCGGCACCGCCGAGGTGATTCGCCTCGCGATCAGCAGGCGGCTCAAGCCCGTCACCTATCTCTCGACGGTGGGCGTCGCCTCGCAAGTCGAGCCAGGGCGGTTCGACGAGGACGGTGACATCCGTGATTTCAGCTCGGTGCGTGTCATCGATGAGAGTTATGCCAACGGCTACGGCAACAGCAAGTGGGCGGGGGAGGTGCTGCTGCGTGAAGCCAACGACCTGTGCGGTCTGCCGGTCACGGTCTTCCGCTCCGACATGATCCTCGCGCACAGCCGCTACCGCGGGCAGCTCAACGTGCCGGACATGTTCACCCGTCTGGTGCTGAGTCTGGTCGCGACCGGGATCGCGCCGTCCTCCTTCTACGAGACCCACTCCGACGGCACGCGACGGCGCGCCCACTATGACGGGCTGCCCGCCGACTTCACCGCTGAGGCGATCACCATGCTCGGTAGCCTCGGCACGGCAGGATTCCATGCCTTCGATGTGGTGAATCCGCACGACGACGGCATATCCCTGGACAATGTCGTGGACTGGCTGATCGACTCAGGCCACCCGATCCAGCGCATCACCGACTACCGCGACTGGTTCGACCGTTTCGAGACCGCACTGCGCGCATTGCCCGAGAAGCAGCGCCAGGCCTCGGTACTGCCGCTACTGCACGCCTACGCCCGTCCGGAGCACCCGATCCGCGGCTCGGTCATCCCGGCCAAGACGTTTCAGACCGCCGTCCACAACGTGCGAATCGGCCCGGACAACGACATCCCACACCTTTCGCCGCAGCTCATCACCAAATACGTCACCGACCTCCAGCACCGCACGCTGCTGGTCTAG